CGTCAAACGGGTGACGTACGTTCGACCGCATGACGCAGCGCACCACCCATGGCCGCTTTTCCCTGAATCGACTTACCAAGGTCGACGGAAAGCTGCGTCTCGGCGGCGGCCTCCTTCTTATTAACCTTGTACTTATTACCTGCGGAGGTGCGGGCTAAGGGCAAGTGTCCAGGTGAAACGAAAATAACCTGAAGACTCCTTAAGAACCCCGCACCCGGACACGGATGCGGGGTTTTTTATTGCCCGGCCCGCCTCGACAACGAGCGGAGCCAGACATGAATCCAGCACACCAGGGCAGTACACACGGCGACGTCGAAAGCGACGTAGGCCGCGTGCGTATCTTCGACACCACCTTGCGCGACGGCGAGCAGGCCCCTGGGTTTTCCATGGACCGGCGCGCCAAACTGCGCATGGCCCAAGCCCTGGAAGACCTGGGCGTCGATATCATCGAAGCGGGGTTTCCGCAGGCTTCACCCGATGATTTCGCCGCCGTCGCCGAGATCGCAAGGACACTGAAACGCCCCACGGTCGCCGCGCTGGCGCGATGCCAACCCGGTGACATCGATGCCGCCGGAAGGGCCCTGGAAGGCGCAAGGCATTCACGGATCCACCTGTTCCTGTCCACCTCTCCCCTGCACCGCGAACACAAGCTGGGGAAATCAAAGCAAGAAGTGATCGATATCGCCGCCACGGCGATCGCAAGGGCCAAGGCCCTGGCCCACGAAGTTGAATTCTCCGCCGAAGATGCCCTGCGCACCGAGCCGGATTACCTCGCCGAGATCTTCTCGGTCGCCGTTGAAGCCGGCGCCTGCGTGCTCAACGCCCCCGACACCGTCGGTTACACCACCCCCGCCGAAATCACCGAGATGTTCCGCTACCTGCAGGCGAACGTGCGCGGTGCGGATAAGGTCATCTTCTCCGCGCATTGCCACGATGACCTGGGCATGGCGGTGGCGAACAGCCTGGCCGCGATCAGCGCCGGCGCCCGCCAGGTGGAATGCACGATCAATGGCATCGGCGAGCGCGCCGGCAACGCCGCGCTGGAAGAAATCGTCATGGCGCTGCACACGCGCCGGCCGCTGTTCAAGCTCGATACCGGCATCGTCACCCAGCACCTGTACCCGACCTCGCGCCTGCTCACCGAAGTGACCGGCCAGGCCGTGCCGCGCAACAAGGCCATCGTGGGCGATAACGCCTTCGCGCACGAATCGGGCATCCACCAGCACGGCATGCTCAAGCACCGCGGCACCTACGAAATCATGAGTCCGCAGGATGTCGGCGCGAAGACCTCGCTGGTCCTCGGCAAGCATTCCGGTCGCCACGCCCTGCGCCAGCGCCTGGTCGAGCTCGAGTACGAGGTCGATGAAACCACGCTGGATACCGTCTTCGAGCGTTTCAAGGTCGTCGCCGACCGCCAGCGCTCTGTCACCAACGATGACCTCGTCGCCCTGATGGGCGCATACGAGGCTGAAAGCGAGACCGCGGCCGTCGCGGTCCAGTCCTGAAGGAGGAACCATGGAAGCCCCGACCCATCTCTGGCACAACGGCCGTATCAAGGCCTGGGCCGAAGCCACCTGCCACGTCGGCGCGCATGCGCTGCACTACGGTTCCTCGGTATTTGAAGGCATCCGCGTGTACAGCACGCCGGATGGCCCCCGTTACTTCCGCCTGGACGAGCACACCGAGCGCCTGTTCCACTCCGCGCGCGTGTACGACCTGGTGATGCCGTACGACGCTGCCACGCTGAACCGCGCCTGCCGCGAAGTCATCGTCGCGAACAACCTGCAATCCGCCTACGTGCGCCCCATCGTGTACCGCAGCGGTTTCACGTTCAGCCTGGCACCCTCGCTGGATACCGCCGTGGATGTCGCGATCATCGCGCTGCCGTGGGGCGCTTACCACGGTGCCGATGCGATCGAGAAGGGTGTGGATGTGTGCGTGTCCTCGTGGAACCGCGCGGCCCCGAACACCTTCCCGAGCGGTGCCAAGGCCGGCGGCAACTACCTCAACAGCCAGCTGATCGCCCGTGAAGCAGTGAACGGCGGCTATGCCGAAGGCATCGCACTCGGCACCGACGGCCTGCTGAGCGAAGGTGCGGGCGAGAACCTTTTCGTCGTGCGCAAGGGCGTGATCTACACGCCGCCAGCCGCCGCATCGATCCTGTGCGGCATCACCCGCGATTCAGTGCTCACCCTGGCCAAGGACCTGGGCTACGAAGTGGTCGAACAGCCGCTGCCGCGCGAGATGCTGTACTTCGCCGACGAAGTGTTCATGACGGGTACGGCCGCCGAAGTGACGGCCGTGCGCTCGGTCGATCGCAAGCCGGTCGGCAGCGGCCGCCCCGGCCCCATCACCCGCGCCCTGCAGGATGCCTTCTTCGGCCTGTTCGATGGCCGTACGGAAGATCGTTGGGGCTGGCTGTCACCGGTGGAAGAAGCCACCGCCGGGAGGGTCGCGGCATGAGTGCGCGCACCCTGTTCGACAAGCTGTGGGATGCCCACCAGGTAAAGGCCGAAACGGAAAGCACGCCGGGCGTGCTGTACATCGACCTGCACATGGTCCACGAAGTGACCTCACCGCAGGCCTTCGATGAGCTGCGCGCTCGCGGCCTGAAGGTGCGCCGCCCGGATCGCACGCTGGCCACGCTGGATCACTCCACCCCAACCTTGCCTGCCGGCACCGACGGCAAGCGCCCGTACTTCACGAAGGAAGCCGAGGCCCAGGTCGCAAAACTCGAAGCCAACGTGCGCGAGTTCGGCATCGACCTGATGGGCTGGGATAGCCCGCACCGCGGCGTCGTGCATGTCGCGGGCCCGGAAGTGGGTGCCACCCATCCGGGCATGACCATCGTATGCGGTGACAGCCACACGGCTACCCACGGTGCGTTCGGTTCGCTGGCCTTCGGCATCGGCACCACGGAAGTCGGCCATGTGCTGGCCACGCAGTGTCTGCTCCAGCGCAAACCCAAGTCGTTCGCCATCCATGTGGATGGCCAGTTGCAGCAGGGCGTCACTGCAAAGGACCTGATCCTGCACATCATCGGGAAGATCGGCATCGGCGGCGGTACCGGCTACGTGCTGGAGTACACCGGCGAAGCGATCCGCGCCATGTCGATGGAAGAGCGGATGACCGTCTGCAACATGTCGATCGAAGCCGGTGCCCGTGCGGGCCTGGTTGCGCCGGACGATACGACGTTTGCCTGGCTGAAGGGCCGCGAACGTGCACCGCAGGGTGCGGCGTGGGACGAGGCCGTCGCCCGCTGGCGCGCGCTCGCCACCGACGACGGTGCCACGTATGACCGTGAAGTGCGCATCGATGCATCGGCTATCCAGCCCTCGGTCACGTATGGCACTCACCCGGGCATGGTCATGCCCATCCACGCGCAGGTGCCCGCTGCGGCGGATGCGCTGGAACAGCGCGCACTGGATTACATGAAGGTCACCGCCGGCAAGCCGATCACGGGCGAGGCCGTCGATGTCGTCTTCATCGGCAGCTGTACCAACGGGCGCCTGTCCGACCTGCGTGCCGCCGCGGAGATCCTGCGTGGCCGCCGCGTGGCCGAGGGCGTGCGCATGCTGGTGGTGCCGGGCTCCGAACAGGTGCGCCGCGATGCCGAAAGTGAAGGCCTGCACCACGTGTTCCTCGAAGCCGGCGCGGAATGGCGCCAGCCGGGCTGCTCCATGTGCATCGCCATGAACGGCGACATGGCCCAGCCAGGCCAGCTCGTCGTCGCCACCAGTAACCGCAACTTCGAGGGCCGCCAGGGCAAGGGCGCACGCACCGTGCTGGCCAGCCCGCTGGTCGCCGCGGCCTCGGCCGTGGCCGGCCACGTCGCCGATCCGCGCGAGTACATGAACCAGGAAGCCGCCGCATGAGCACCACCACCCGCCCGCTCACCTACGTGCACTCGCGCACGGCCGTGCTGCGCGATGAAAACATCGATACCGACCGCATCATCCCGGCGCGCTTTCTCACCACCACCGAGCGCACCGGCCTGGGCAAGCATTGCTTCGAGGATTGGCGTTACGCCGCCGACGGCAGCGACAACCCCGCGTTCGCATTGAACCAGCCGGCCGCCCGCGGCTGCTCCATCCTGGTGGCCGGCCACAACTTCGGCTGCGGCTCCTCGCGCGAACACGCCCCGTGGGCGCTGCTGGATTACGGCATCCAGGCGGTGATCTCCAGCGAGATCGCGGACATCTTCCGCGGCAATTCGCTGAAGAACGGCCTGCTCGCCATCGTCCTTTCCGGTGCCGAGCACCGTTGGCTGTTGGATAACCCCGGCGTCGAACTGCGCATCGATATCGCCAGCGGGACCATCCGCCTTCCCGACGGCGGAAACATCCATTTCGATCTTGAACCGTTCGCCCGCCACTGCCTGCTCAACGGCGTGGACCAGATGGGCTTCCTGCTGCAGCAGGACGACGCCATCGGCGCCTATGAACAACGCATGGAGAAAGCAGCATGAAGAAGGCCAACATCGTCGTATTGCCGGGTGACGGCATCGGTCCGGAGGTCGCCGCGGCCGGCGTCGCCGTACTGCGTGCGGTCGCCGAGCGTTTCGGCCACGCGTTCTCCTTTACCGAGCATGCGATCGGTGGGGACGCCATCGATCGCTTTGGCGACCCGTTGCCGCAGGAAACGCGTGATGCGCTGCTGGCGTGTGATGCCATCCTGCTCGGCGCGGTGGGCGGCCCCAAATGGTCTGATCCCTCGGCCAAGGTACGCCCCGAGCAGGGCCTGCTCGCCATGCGCAAGATGCTCGGCGTCTTCGCCAACGTGCGCCCGCTGAAACTGCACCCACGCACCGCCGCGCTGTCGCCGCTGAAGCCGGAGCGCACCGCGGGCGTGGATCTGGTCTTCATCCGCGAACTCACCGGCGGTATCTACTTCGGCGCCAAGACGCGCAGCGACACCGATGCAACGGACGAATGCCGCTACAGCGTCGAGGAAGTGGAGCGCGTCGTGCGCCATGCCTTCGAACTGGCCCGCAACCGCCGCAAGAAAGTTACCTCGGTGGACAAGGCCAACGTGCTGGAAACCTCGCGCCTGTGGCGTTCGGTCGCCACGCGTGTCGCGACCGAGTTCCCGGATGTGGCGCTGGAACATCAGCTGGTCGATTCGATGGCCATGCACCTGCTCACCCATCCCGCCGACTACGACGTGATCGTCACCGAGAACATGTTCGGCGACATCCTGACCGATGAAGCCTCGGTGCTGGCTGGCTCGCTGGGGCTGTCGCCCTCCGCATCGATCGGCGGCCCCGGGGCGGGCATCTATGAGCCCATCCATGGCTCGGCACCGGATATCGCCGGTCAGGCAGCGGCGAATCCTCTGGGCACGATCCTCTCCGCGGCGATGCTGCTGCGCCATTCGCTCGGCCTGGCCGACGAAGCCGCAGCGGTCGAAGACGCCGTGGACCACGTTCTGGAACACGCCAACCTCACTCGCGACCTGGGCGGTACGGCCACGACGCACGCCGTGACCCGTTCCGTCCTGGACGCCATCCAAGCCAAGGCGGAGGCCGCATGAGCACCCGGAAGATCCCCATCCGCACGCTGCGCAGCGATGCGATCAAGACCGGACCGGATCGCGCGCCGGCCCGCGCCATGTTGCGCGCCACGGGCCTGGACGATGATGCGATCGCCAGGCCGATGGTCGCCATCGTGCACAGCTGGTCCAACGTCTCGCCGTGCAACCTCAACCTGCGCGAGCTCGCCGAAGCCGCCGCCGAAGGCGTGCGTGCAGCGGGCGGCACGCCAGTGGAGTTCAACACCATCGCCGTCACCGATGGCATCGCCATGGGCACGACCGGCATGCGTTCGTCGCTGGTCAGCCGCGAAGTGATCACCGATTCAATCGAGCTGGCCGTGGATGGCCACTGCCTGGATGCGATGGTGGTGCTGTGTGGTTGCGACAAGACCATCCCGGCCGCCGCCATGGCGCTGGCCCGCCTGAACATCCCGGGCGTGGCGCTGTACGGTGGCAGCATCGACCACGGCAAGCGCAACGGTTGCTCGATCACCGTGCAGAACGTCTTCGAAGCGGTGGGCGCACATGGCGCGGGCAAGATCACCGACGAGGAACTGGACGACGTGGAGCGCCACGCCTGCCCCGGCGCCGGTGCATGCGGCGGTCAGTACACCGCGAACACCATGGCGATGGTGCTGACCATGCTGGGGCTGACCCCGGTCGGCCTGAACGACATCCCCGCGACCGACCCGGCCAAGCGCGCGGCGGCGTTCCGTTGCGGCGAACTGGCCATGGCCTGCCTGGAAGCCGACCGCAAGCCGCGTGACGTGATGACCCGCGATGCGTTCGATAACGCCGCGCGCGTGGTCGCCGCCACCGCGGGCTCCACGAACGCCGTGCTGCATCTGCTGGCAATGGCCAACGAAGCCCGCGTGCCGCTGTCGATCGAGGACTTCGAGCCCGCCTCGAAGAACACGCCCGTCATCGCTGACCTGATGCCGGGTGGCCGCTACAGCGCGGTCGAGATGTCGGCCGCCGGTGGTGTCGCCATCGTGGCGCGGGAGCTGCGCAAGGCAGGCATGCTGAAGAACACGGCCACCGTTACCGGCCACACGATGTTCGAAGAACTCGACGCCGCACCGCCCGCGACGGAAGGCCAGGTGGTCGTTCGCAGCGTCGCCGATGCGTTCAAGCCGCGTGGTGGTTACAGCATCCTGTACGGCAACCTGTCGCCCGAGGGCTGCATCCTTAAGCTGGCCGGCCACGGCCGCACGAGCCATGCGGGGCCGGCGCGCGTGTTCGAGAGCGAAGAAGAAGCCTTCGCCGCCGTGCAGGCAGGGCGCATCCGCGCGGGTGACGTCATGGTCATCCGTAATGAAGGCCCCGCGGGCGGCCCCGGCATGCGCGAGATGCTGGCCGTCACCGCGGCGCTGGTCGGCCGTGGGTTGGGCAACGACGTGGCCCTGATCACCGATGGCCGCTTCAGTGGCGCGACGCATGGCTTCATGGTGGGCCACATCGCACCGGAAGCCGCGCGTGGTGGCCCGATCGGCCTGATCCGCGAAGGCGACGCCATCTTCATCGATGCCACTACCCGCGAACTACGCACCGATGCGGACCTCGCCTCGCGCCGCGCTGCCTGGCGCCCCACGCCACCGAAGGTGATGCGTGGCGTGCTTGCCAAGTACGCGCGCCTGGTGGGATCCGCTGCTGAGGGTGCAGTCACACAGGCCTTTGACGATGCGCCGGCGACGAGCCAGCGGGTGCGCCGCGAAATCGAGGATGAGGACCTCACGCAGGAACTGATCGGCAACTGAGTTCGTTTTGTGGGGCGTGCTTGCGCGCGCACCGGGCCCTGAATCCCTGGTCACGCGCAAGCACGTTCCCACATCTTCCTGATACCGCTTTTGTAGGAGCTCACCTTGTGGGCGACATCTTTCGCGATATCGCAGCAGGACCTGCGCCTCCCCGGCGAACGGCGTCGCGCACAGGGTGCGCTCCTACACCTACCTATTTACCCGAGGAACTGACATGACCGAGAAGCAAGCTACTACCGCACCGCTGCAGAACGCCCGTATCGCCGTGCTCGGCTACGGTAGCCAGGGCCGTGCGCACGCGCTGAACCTGAAGGACTCCGGCCTCGACGTGGTCGTGGGCCTGCGCCCGGGTGGCCCCTCGTGGAACCGCGCCTACGTGGATGGCTTCGCGGTCGCTGAACCGGGTGATGCGGTGCGTGGCGCCGACCTGGTCGCCGTGCTCACGCCGGACATGACCCAGCCGGCCATCTACAAGGAATCGATCGAACCGAACATCAAGCCCGGCGCCACACTGCTGTTCGCCCACGGCTTCAACGTGCACTTCGGCCAGATCGCCCCGCGTGCGGATATTGACGTGGTGCTGGTCGCACCGAAGGGCCCGGGCGCGTTGGTGCGCCGCGAGTATGAGATCGGCCGCGGCGTGCCTTGCCTGTATGCCGTGCACCAGGATGCCACCGGCCACGCGACCGAGCGCGCCACGGCGTACGCAGCCGGCATCGGTGGCGCCCGCGCCATGCTGATCGAAACCGACTTCAAGGAAGAAACCGAGACCGATCTGTTCGGCGAACAGGCCGTGCTGTGTGGTGGCGCCTCGGAGCTCGTGATCAAGGGCTTCGAGACCCTGGTCGAAGCGGGTTACCGCCCGGAGATCGCTTACTACGAAGTGATGCACGAGCTGAAGCTGATCGTGGATCTGTTCTACGAAGGTGGCATCGCCCGCATGCTCGAGTTCATCTCCGAGACGGCGCAGTACGGCGATTACACCCGTGGCCCGCGTGTGGTGGATGAAGGAACCAAGGAGCGCATGAAGGCCGTGCTGAAGGATATCCAGGACGGCACCTTCGCGCGCGAGTGGACGGCCGAGTACAAGGCCGGCCTGCCGAACTACAAGGCGTTCAAGCAGCGCGACCTGGAGCACCCGATCGAGAAGGTCGGCGCGCAGCTTCGTGCCCGCATGCCCTGGCTCGCGGCCAACCAGCCCAAGCCCGCCGAGGAAGCCGCAAAGAGCGCCTAAGCCCGCCAACGGCAGGAGCGCACCCTGTGCGCGACCTCTTACGCGACATCTCCATGCCTGGAGCCGTCTCGCGAAATGATGTCGCCCACAGGGTGGGCTCCTACACCACAGGAACAAAGGAAACCCACGTGAACGCGCAACTGGATACCGTCGGCGACATTAGCCGAACCACCTCGAAGCACCCCCTGGCCGGGCGCGCCATGACCGGCGCCGATATCGTCGTGCAGGTACTTGCCGACGAAGGCCTCGATGTCCTTTTTGGTTATTCCGGTGGCGCCATCCTTCCGGTGTACGACGCGGTATTCCGTTTCAACGCCGACCACGTGCGGGACGATGGCAGCGAGCCGCTGCCCCTGATCGTTCCCGCCAATGAACAAGGCGCGTGCTTCATGGCCGCCGGGTACGCTCGCGCCTCCGGCCGTGTTGGCGTGGCCCTGGTCACTTCGGGCCCCGGTGCCACCAACGCCGTCACGCCGGTGCGCGATTCCATGGCGGACTCCATCCCGCTGGTCGTCATCTCGGGTCAGGTGCCCACGGGCGCGATTGGCACGGACGCGTTCCAGGAAGCACCGATCAGCCAGATCATGGGTTCGTGCGCGAAACACGTGTTCCTGGTTACCGACGCCTCGACGCTGGAGGCCACGCTGCGCACCGCCTTCCACATTGCGCGCAGCGGCCGGCCCGGCCCGGTGGTCATCGATATCCCAAAGGATGTGCAGAACGCGCCGCTCACGTTCGAAGGCAGCCGCGAGTTGCCCGTGCGTGGCTACCGCTCGCGCCTGCATGCCGTGGAGTCGGCGACGCTGACCGATGCACACTGCGCCGAGTTCTTTGCCCAACTCGCACAAGCCGAACGCCCCCTGATCTACGCCGGTGGCGGCATCGTCGCCGCAGGCGCAGCAGGCCCGCTGCGCGAGTTCGCGCATGCCTTCGGCATCCCCGTGGTAACCACGCTGATGGGTATCGGCGGCTTTGATACCACCGACCCACTCGCGTTGCATATGCTCGGCATGCACGGTGCCGCGTATGCGAATTACGCGATGGACGATTGTGATTTCGTGTTTGCCCTCGGTGCGCGTTTCGACGATCGCGTCGTGGGCGTGCCCGCCAAATTCGCACCCAAGGCCAGGGCCATCGCCCAGGTCGACATCGATCCCGCCGAGATCGGCAAGGTCAAGGCGGTGGACTGGCACCACGTTGGCTCGCTGGATACGACACTGGACCGCCTGCTCGCCTACGGTGCGCGCAAGGGCTTCCGCAAGGATCTCTCGGCGTGGCACGCGCATGTCGCCGGACTGAAGCGCACGCACGCCATGAACTTCTGCCGCGATAGCGGTGCCATCCAGCCCTGCGCCGTCATCGAGGCGATCAATCGCATCACCAACGGCCACGCGATCATCAGCACGGGCGTCGGCCAGCATCAGATGTGGGCGGCACAGTATTTCGATTTTCGCGAGCCACGCCATTGGCTCACCTCCGGCTCCATGGGCACCATGGGCTTCGGCTTGCCGGCAGCGATCGGTGCGCAGCTCGCCCGCCCTGACCTCACCGTGATCGACATCGATGGCGACGCCAGCATCCGCATGAACATCGGCGAGCTGGAGACCGTCACGACCTATGGCCTGCCCGTGAAGGTCGTGGTCCTGAACAACAGCGGTGACGGCATGGTCCGCCAGTGGCAGAAGCTGTTCTTCAAAGGCCGGTTCGCCGCATCCGACAAGAGCTTGCACAAGAAGGATTTCGTTCGCGCGGCCCAGGCGGATGGATTCGAGTGGGCGCAGCGCCTCGAGAACCCCGCCGACATTCCGGCCGTGATCGAGGATTTCCTCGCGTTCAAGGGCCCAGCGTTCCTTGAGGTGGTGATCGACCCGGATGCCGGCGTGTACCCCATGGTCGGGCCCGGTGCCACGTATGCCGAAATGATCACGGGCGACTGGATCGCCAGCCGCAGCGCACCCATCGCGCCCACCGGCCAGCCGACGGGGATGTTCTGATCATGCGCCACACGGTTTCCATCCTGCTGCAAAACGAGGCCGGTGCACTGGCCCGCGTGGCGGGCCTGTTCGCCTCGCGCGGATACAACATCGAATCGCTGACCGTGGCCGCCACGCATGACGAGGATGTCTCGCGCCTCACCCTCGTGGTGTTCGGCGATGACGCCACGGTGGAGCAGATCATCAAGCAATCCGCCAAGCTGGTGGATGTGATCGAGATCGGTGAACTCACCCGCAAGGAACACGTGGAGCGCGAGCTCGTGGTGGCTCGTGTTGAAGCGCCGGGTGATGCGGTCGACACATGCCTTGGCCGTTTCGGCGGGCGCCTGCTCCAGCGCGAAGGCGCCCAGTCCGTCGTGGAATACACCGGCCGCGCCGACGAAGTGGATGCGTTCCTCGATGCGCTACACGCGGCGGGCGACGTAGCCGATCATGCGCGTAGCGGCATCGCCGCCATAGAACGCCCCCTGGTTACCGCGTAACCACGCTGCCCTTGTGTGGCAGCGCGCTTGCGCGCGATGGGATCTTGCAGCACACCCGATCGCGCGCAAGCGCGCCCCTACACAGAGTCTGGTGTCACGCGGCATAGACCGCGCGGCGTTACCAGACCTTGTAAACCTGCCCCGTTTGCAGTCCTTCGACCGATCGTGAGAACGCCAGCGCCGCGCGCGCCGCCGTCACCGGCTCGAACCCGCGGAAGTACGGCCCATACGCGTGCATGGCTTCGGTCAGCACGTTGGGACTCACCACGTTGATGCGCAGCCCACGCGGCAATTCGATCGCAGCCGCGCGCACGTAGGCCTCGACGGCTCCGTTGGCCATGCTGGCGCAGGCGCCGGAGAGGATCGGCTGCTCCGTGAGGATGCCGGTGATCAGCGTGAATGACCCGCGGTCGCGCAGCGTGTGCATGCCGACCTGTACCAGGCGCACCTGCCCGAGCAGTTTATCGTTCAGACCTTCGAGGTACTTCGCCTCGGTCAGCTCGCCCAGCGGCGCGAACGGCACCTTGCCAGCCGCGCAGACCACGGCGTCCAGGTCACCCACCGCGTCGTACATGGCACTGACACTCGCCGCATCGCGCAGATCGACCTTCACATCACCACCGCTCCTGCCGGCGCGGATGATCTCGTGGCGCTGCCCTAGCTCGGCCACGACCGCTTTACCGAGCGTGCCGCTGGCGCCAACGACAAGAACCTTCATATCCGTGTCTCCCTAATGACTACCAACGGTGGAGGGTACGCCCAGGCGCATGAACTTGCGCGCGACGACAGGGTTGCAAAGTCGATCGATGCTTCATGGGGCGTATCCGAAGACTTCACTCCCGCGCGCCTAGCTTGGCATCGAACGCAGCCGAGTGGAGCACGCCACATGCCCTACACCCCCACCAACCCCCAACCGCCGTTCGCGGAACCCGGCAAGAATCGCCCGGAAGATGAGATCCGCCAGCCCGGCAGCTACCGCCCTGAGCGCGATGCCGACCCGGAGCCTCCGGAAGACGACGATCCCATCGAGCCATTGGAACCGAAATAAGCACCCAGGGGGCGTCGATAGGCGCCCCTTATCATCTCGGATGCGCTCAGGAACCAGGTGCCCGCGTGTCTCTCCGATGCTTCCACGCGTGTTGCAACAGATGCATAGGGCTGAACGCGAACGTGAGCCGATGATCGCCCGATGGCACGCACACCGCGCGGAACATGCCGTTGGCGCGGTGGATGGGTAAGGGCGCACCGTCGAGCGCCGCGACCCAACCGGGGTGGTCCACGTCGCCCGCGACGAGCCATCCGCCTTGCGCAGAGTGGACCGCCACGTCCACGCGAGAGTACGTCGCACCGGTCACCTCCGCGTCCAGACGCCCACCGCAGGTGTCCGCGCCTGCACGGGCCACGGCGCGATCCTCGTCGTCGCGAGGCGTGAGCCAGACCGATTGCGCGAAATCCGTCTGGTTGAATGCCTCGATGGCGGGTGATTCCCCGACCTTCATCCAATGCACCTCCGCGGGCTGCAGGAAGCGCGCATAAG
Above is a genomic segment from Luteibacter aegosomatissinici containing:
- the leuB gene encoding 3-isopropylmalate dehydrogenase, translating into MKKANIVVLPGDGIGPEVAAAGVAVLRAVAERFGHAFSFTEHAIGGDAIDRFGDPLPQETRDALLACDAILLGAVGGPKWSDPSAKVRPEQGLLAMRKMLGVFANVRPLKLHPRTAALSPLKPERTAGVDLVFIRELTGGIYFGAKTRSDTDATDECRYSVEEVERVVRHAFELARNRRKKVTSVDKANVLETSRLWRSVATRVATEFPDVALEHQLVDSMAMHLLTHPADYDVIVTENMFGDILTDEASVLAGSLGLSPSASIGGPGAGIYEPIHGSAPDIAGQAAANPLGTILSAAMLLRHSLGLADEAAAVEDAVDHVLEHANLTRDLGGTATTHAVTRSVLDAIQAKAEAA
- the ilvB gene encoding biosynthetic-type acetolactate synthase large subunit produces the protein MTGADIVVQVLADEGLDVLFGYSGGAILPVYDAVFRFNADHVRDDGSEPLPLIVPANEQGACFMAAGYARASGRVGVALVTSGPGATNAVTPVRDSMADSIPLVVISGQVPTGAIGTDAFQEAPISQIMGSCAKHVFLVTDASTLEATLRTAFHIARSGRPGPVVIDIPKDVQNAPLTFEGSRELPVRGYRSRLHAVESATLTDAHCAEFFAQLAQAERPLIYAGGGIVAAGAAGPLREFAHAFGIPVVTTLMGIGGFDTTDPLALHMLGMHGAAYANYAMDDCDFVFALGARFDDRVVGVPAKFAPKARAIAQVDIDPAEIGKVKAVDWHHVGSLDTTLDRLLAYGARKGFRKDLSAWHAHVAGLKRTHAMNFCRDSGAIQPCAVIEAINRITNGHAIISTGVGQHQMWAAQYFDFREPRHWLTSGSMGTMGFGLPAAIGAQLARPDLTVIDIDGDASIRMNIGELETVTTYGLPVKVVVLNNSGDGMVRQWQKLFFKGRFAASDKSLHKKDFVRAAQADGFEWAQRLENPADIPAVIEDFLAFKGPAFLEVVIDPDAGVYPMVGPGATYAEMITGDWIASRSAPIAPTGQPTGMF
- the leuD gene encoding 3-isopropylmalate dehydratase small subunit, giving the protein MSTTTRPLTYVHSRTAVLRDENIDTDRIIPARFLTTTERTGLGKHCFEDWRYAADGSDNPAFALNQPAARGCSILVAGHNFGCGSSREHAPWALLDYGIQAVISSEIADIFRGNSLKNGLLAIVLSGAEHRWLLDNPGVELRIDIASGTIRLPDGGNIHFDLEPFARHCLLNGVDQMGFLLQQDDAIGAYEQRMEKAA
- the leuC gene encoding 3-isopropylmalate dehydratase large subunit; translated protein: MSARTLFDKLWDAHQVKAETESTPGVLYIDLHMVHEVTSPQAFDELRARGLKVRRPDRTLATLDHSTPTLPAGTDGKRPYFTKEAEAQVAKLEANVREFGIDLMGWDSPHRGVVHVAGPEVGATHPGMTIVCGDSHTATHGAFGSLAFGIGTTEVGHVLATQCLLQRKPKSFAIHVDGQLQQGVTAKDLILHIIGKIGIGGGTGYVLEYTGEAIRAMSMEERMTVCNMSIEAGARAGLVAPDDTTFAWLKGRERAPQGAAWDEAVARWRALATDDGATYDREVRIDASAIQPSVTYGTHPGMVMPIHAQVPAAADALEQRALDYMKVTAGKPITGEAVDVVFIGSCTNGRLSDLRAAAEILRGRRVAEGVRMLVVPGSEQVRRDAESEGLHHVFLEAGAEWRQPGCSMCIAMNGDMAQPGQLVVATSNRNFEGRQGKGARTVLASPLVAAASAVAGHVADPREYMNQEAAA
- the ilvC gene encoding ketol-acid reductoisomerase, which gives rise to MTEKQATTAPLQNARIAVLGYGSQGRAHALNLKDSGLDVVVGLRPGGPSWNRAYVDGFAVAEPGDAVRGADLVAVLTPDMTQPAIYKESIEPNIKPGATLLFAHGFNVHFGQIAPRADIDVVLVAPKGPGALVRREYEIGRGVPCLYAVHQDATGHATERATAYAAGIGGARAMLIETDFKEETETDLFGEQAVLCGGASELVIKGFETLVEAGYRPEIAYYEVMHELKLIVDLFYEGGIARMLEFISETAQYGDYTRGPRVVDEGTKERMKAVLKDIQDGTFAREWTAEYKAGLPNYKAFKQRDLEHPIEKVGAQLRARMPWLAANQPKPAEEAAKSA
- a CDS encoding branched-chain amino acid transaminase, which gives rise to MEAPTHLWHNGRIKAWAEATCHVGAHALHYGSSVFEGIRVYSTPDGPRYFRLDEHTERLFHSARVYDLVMPYDAATLNRACREVIVANNLQSAYVRPIVYRSGFTFSLAPSLDTAVDVAIIALPWGAYHGADAIEKGVDVCVSSWNRAAPNTFPSGAKAGGNYLNSQLIAREAVNGGYAEGIALGTDGLLSEGAGENLFVVRKGVIYTPPAAASILCGITRDSVLTLAKDLGYEVVEQPLPREMLYFADEVFMTGTAAEVTAVRSVDRKPVGSGRPGPITRALQDAFFGLFDGRTEDRWGWLSPVEEATAGRVAA
- the ilvD gene encoding dihydroxy-acid dehydratase, with translation MSTRKIPIRTLRSDAIKTGPDRAPARAMLRATGLDDDAIARPMVAIVHSWSNVSPCNLNLRELAEAAAEGVRAAGGTPVEFNTIAVTDGIAMGTTGMRSSLVSREVITDSIELAVDGHCLDAMVVLCGCDKTIPAAAMALARLNIPGVALYGGSIDHGKRNGCSITVQNVFEAVGAHGAGKITDEELDDVERHACPGAGACGGQYTANTMAMVLTMLGLTPVGLNDIPATDPAKRAAAFRCGELAMACLEADRKPRDVMTRDAFDNAARVVAATAGSTNAVLHLLAMANEARVPLSIEDFEPASKNTPVIADLMPGGRYSAVEMSAAGGVAIVARELRKAGMLKNTATVTGHTMFEELDAAPPATEGQVVVRSVADAFKPRGGYSILYGNLSPEGCILKLAGHGRTSHAGPARVFESEEEAFAAVQAGRIRAGDVMVIRNEGPAGGPGMREMLAVTAALVGRGLGNDVALITDGRFSGATHGFMVGHIAPEAARGGPIGLIREGDAIFIDATTRELRTDADLASRRAAWRPTPPKVMRGVLAKYARLVGSAAEGAVTQAFDDAPATSQRVRREIEDEDLTQELIGN